A section of the Pediococcus inopinatus genome encodes:
- a CDS encoding iron chaperone, which yields MKKYASIAEYMTNLPEMQKTVAQIMRDLLADAAPKAREKISYNMPAIEQNGKVVVYFDAGKDHLGFYPTADPIVAFADQLKEYKTSKGTIQLAYDQPLPAKLIREIVAFRVDQVTKG from the coding sequence ATGAAAAAATATGCAAGCATAGCCGAATATATGACGAATTTACCAGAGATGCAAAAGACTGTTGCACAAATTATGCGTGACTTGCTGGCAGACGCAGCTCCAAAAGCACGTGAAAAAATCTCTTATAATATGCCAGCTATTGAACAAAACGGTAAAGTAGTGGTTTATTTTGACGCTGGAAAAGATCACCTTGGTTTTTATCCGACAGCTGATCCAATTGTGGCATTTGCCGATCAACTAAAGGAATATAAAACTTCCAAAGGAACTATTCAACTCGCCTATGATCAACCATTACCGGCAAAACTCATTCGCGAGATTGTGGCGTTTCGGGTGGATCAAGTGACAAAGGGATAG
- a CDS encoding helix-turn-helix domain-containing protein: MICKDFFELQTPEDEITATDTVPKQVYQITYYVNMHLYDKMQPIRIADYLNLSYQYVSRLFTHTMGMSIQSYIDKQRVDESKKLLLHTDLPLSEIARVLNYYDSSNYIKHFKKFSETTPKQYRLQNQRERFRLKQEAIDKANQQY, encoded by the coding sequence TTGATTTGTAAAGACTTCTTCGAATTGCAGACTCCCGAAGATGAAATCACAGCTACGGACACTGTTCCTAAGCAAGTTTATCAAATCACCTACTATGTGAATATGCACTTGTATGACAAGATGCAGCCAATTCGCATCGCAGATTATTTGAATCTTTCTTATCAATACGTTTCTCGTTTGTTCACCCACACAATGGGAATGTCGATTCAAAGTTACATTGATAAACAACGAGTTGACGAATCAAAGAAATTGCTTTTGCACACTGACTTGCCATTGAGTGAGATTGCTCGGGTCTTAAATTACTACGATTCAAGTAACTACATTAAACATTTCAAAAAGTTCTCAGAAACAACGCCTAAACAGTATCGTTTGCAGAACCAGCGCGAACGTTTCCGTTTGAAACAAGAAGCAATAGATAAGGCAAACCAACAATATTAA
- a CDS encoding DNA/RNA non-specific endonuclease, with protein MKKVSRLVILVIATFTLAFNVQQLPGNTQATAQAATYVYVTRTGKHYFYKRHDRGLNRAKKVYRVSLTTAKRRGLTLSATEKAPKKKAKKRVVRRKVVHKKKAVAKKKKVVHKVIKRVPAKKAKAASTSKLSTLRYHGTQTVIVNKDRPSFSKATLSTKKGAWQKYSNLDGENRATDANAMLNKRLMPKGKRQALYVDPTGWHNKRVKSGWLYNRCHLIGYQLTGQNNNWKNLITGTRSLNDPQMTKYENETAKYLRGSSRRYVRYEVKPIYKSSDLLANGVEMRAQSIGSNKIHYNVYIFNIQKGVKLNYVNGTSKVS; from the coding sequence ATGAAGAAAGTTTCAAGGTTAGTTATTTTAGTGATTGCGACATTTACGCTAGCGTTTAATGTCCAGCAATTACCCGGTAATACACAGGCAACGGCGCAAGCTGCAACATATGTGTATGTGACAAGAACGGGTAAGCATTATTTCTACAAACGGCATGATAGAGGTTTAAACCGGGCCAAAAAAGTTTATAGGGTGAGTTTAACAACCGCCAAACGACGAGGATTGACCTTATCGGCTACAGAAAAAGCACCGAAGAAAAAAGCTAAAAAGCGAGTTGTTAGAAGAAAAGTGGTTCATAAGAAAAAAGCTGTTGCTAAAAAGAAGAAAGTCGTTCATAAAGTTATAAAAAGGGTTCCTGCTAAAAAAGCTAAGGCTGCTAGTACATCCAAACTCAGCACACTTAGGTATCACGGAACCCAAACGGTGATTGTGAATAAAGATCGTCCGAGCTTTTCAAAAGCAACTTTATCTACCAAAAAGGGTGCTTGGCAAAAATATAGTAATTTAGATGGCGAGAACCGAGCGACTGATGCGAATGCCATGCTGAATAAACGACTAATGCCTAAAGGTAAACGGCAGGCTTTATATGTGGACCCAACTGGTTGGCACAATAAGAGGGTTAAGTCAGGTTGGTTATACAATCGGTGTCATTTAATTGGGTATCAATTGACTGGTCAGAATAATAATTGGAAGAATTTAATTACAGGAACACGTTCGTTGAATGACCCGCAAATGACAAAGTATGAAAATGAGACAGCAAAATATTTGAGGGGTAGTTCCCGGCGTTATGTGCGTTATGAAGTAAAGCCAATTTATAAGAGTTCGGATTTGTTGGCAAATGGTGTTGAAATGCGCGCACAGTCAATCGGCTCAAATAAGATTCATTACAATGTTTACATCTTCAATATCCAAAAGGGTGTTAAACTTAACTACGTAAATGGTACTAGCAAAGTCTCTTAA
- a CDS encoding MucBP domain-containing protein yields the protein MQIQNKKHRAKLIHDTGEIKQHYKMYKTTKGWLFAGIALLTFGASVTFGSYTVQADTDVSSAESESTVVASSASSSSAASAKSTTAESASSSSAVSDTSSNASSATLSSSTSSSSSSSSAASDTPSSAVSSASGSSETADDTSLASASEGSGASSKSSVASSATSASRIAPTAADLTNTSVLSEAVDVTTAAASVDLSADSVGYGSTGNFKIDFNFAGNAGDVFTITIPANSPAYSLDTNIEELPTSQGTTSIKKNADGSTTITYTVSDNAAHIAEFTLNAYTNEWGPVAAPMTEIGTTSKKITYTINGVAQTPVTFTQIIKPSANPTAPTRTNPDTTVTSVIPDTNYVYAFAINEANGVHDDGFPSKQVNSADNYGGTTVTLPVPTGFVLNASLTNQLNAFTDGTTITQPNGESGDIIITVPAGSGNQNYQGGVGYKIAGFYDVTQTSSNQKLTASGPATLTQIINAAGDKLTATADGTWTETIRASGDDGKDGNTSAKVSAVGNSSTTPNQLLLNSDASDDPTSLNSFTFSTISASDLTDATIIITIPDGFDATSVKLPAAGATTSSYLPGTTSYGYTVTLADGTVETGTIAAGATLTPTDNSSIRKLVLTPNFLAAGANSGNILEKGSQKIVVYGKLSATYDDGTAVLAGDTLTSTIEIAFGSTTETGGIEFTNATGTVTQTVVTTGVAKVSGYKHQTSQVPGKVAGTISLSMSGDTNQTANAVYEPIYYFVIPSGTTVSNITNVPAGGVISEFLADNGQEVVKIDYTGSGVSVTTQETYLLSIELTNNGDAMPGEYSFAMYVTSPTTPLQNKTPVTDTSFTDGDVNALSFYTDTWKIISVSSVYEASTAQGNQDTTAVKDGTSLTTEDSTLIFNDAIQNTSKKEATNVISLINLPTVGDSQGSQYTFDMTGAITVPAGGTVLYSTSQQTPPTSGQPSTSGYVTADQILDWSTVRSIIIEFDSIASNQTTGRIAIVGTTENFADQANKTGYLETALYSDGYMPVVSGAGTAAQITIIAPSTVELSKVSFPYDGNTKASEASGLTAKVTLSDGTSTTVSLDNSDIVLTVPDGTDAGSYTYKLSATGLAKVNEVAGTDTLSNPDTTGTIIITAAEVKASLNNDGFAFDGVTKASEDKGLIATVALKDGTTKEVSLTSDDIVVANDSTKGGEYSYTLSDTGLAKVQTAVGDNYVVNATDVTGTITIASPPAVSLGQDSFVYNGTSASGADDLSVVLVMPDGSRQTLKLTSGDITVTDDSANVGEYTYKLSADGLARLQAIVGTETITNPDATAKITITPATSIVDLNDVSINYDGTTKASDATGLTATATVVTADGDSKVVDLTSGDITATDDDTAPGDYTYTLNDAGLAAVQAAVGSNYTVTNATGTITITAIKAKVTLNDTSFTYDGTTKASQASGLTATVDGKVVDLTSEDITVANDGTNANGYKYSLSATGLQKVQSAVGSNYILNSDGVTGTITIDKAKVTITAPTLLKDYDGKPYAGDTSATISDKPAAGVDLQYSLTDISGDVNQGTYPITVTATDADNPNYIVSVVNGNLTIKAADTSVVLNPGGFSFDGTTKASEANNLTATVNGQKVDLTSSDIVMVTKDGTASGDYTYSLSATGLAKVQAAAGDNYTVNADATGTITITPVAAKVTFKFIDGQGNKIKADQIVDGNVGDAYSLTAPNIPGYAFESSDEPLSGTITGNETITLVYKNGTVAEETPAKVTFKFVDENGNTIKSDQVLNGYVGNAYDLTAPDIDGYAFASSDEPLNGKITGDETITLVYKNGTVATETPAKVTFKFVDENGNTIKSDQVLNGYVGNAYDLTAPNIDGYAFASSDEPLNGKITGDETITLVYKNGTVATETPAKVTFKFVDENGNTIKSDQVLNGYVGNAYDLTAPNIDGYAFASSDEPLNGKITGDETITLVYKNGTVATETPAKVTFKFVDENGNTIKSDQVLNGYVGNAYDLTAPTIAGYVFASSDEPLNGKITGDNTITLVYKHGEVAEETPAKVTFKFVDENGNTIKSDQVLNGFVGNAYDLTAPNIDGYAFESSDEPLDGKITGDETITLVYKSGTVATETPAKVTFKFVDENGNTIKSDQVLNGYVGNAYDMTAPTISGYTFLNADGLLSGTITGNATVTLIYKSKTSLPNGGGNGGDGTGTTPGKTPDNSGDNGSTNTVSGHKSNGSVEKTSFSTNATAQPQTRAALAQTKTQAKRLPQTGDSQVNPLAIIGMSLMATFFGLFGIKRKKHEQD from the coding sequence ATGCAAATTCAAAACAAAAAGCATCGTGCAAAATTGATCCATGATACAGGGGAAATTAAGCAACATTACAAAATGTATAAGACTACCAAAGGATGGCTTTTTGCAGGAATTGCATTACTCACTTTTGGAGCAAGTGTGACATTTGGATCATATACAGTTCAAGCAGATACCGATGTTTCAAGTGCAGAAAGTGAGAGCACAGTTGTGGCAAGTAGTGCTAGTTCCTCATCAGCAGCAAGTGCGAAATCCACCACTGCCGAATCCGCAAGCTCGTCGAGTGCTGTCTCCGATACTTCTTCAAATGCGTCTTCAGCGACTTTGAGCAGTTCAACATCAAGTTCAAGTTCGAGTAGCAGTGCGGCGTCTGATACGCCAAGTTCTGCGGTATCTAGTGCTAGTGGCTCATCTGAAACAGCAGATGATACAAGCTTGGCATCAGCTTCAGAAGGTAGCGGTGCTAGTTCCAAAAGCAGTGTAGCTAGTTCGGCTACTAGTGCTAGTAGAATTGCGCCAACAGCTGCAGACTTAACTAATACTTCAGTCCTATCCGAAGCAGTGGATGTCACAACTGCTGCAGCTTCAGTAGATCTGTCTGCTGATTCAGTAGGGTATGGCAGTACTGGTAATTTTAAGATCGACTTTAATTTTGCTGGTAATGCTGGGGATGTCTTCACTATTACAATTCCGGCTAATTCACCGGCTTATTCTCTAGATACTAATATAGAAGAATTACCGACTAGTCAGGGTACCACAAGCATCAAAAAAAACGCAGATGGTTCAACTACGATCACATATACTGTAAGTGACAATGCTGCACATATCGCTGAGTTTACTTTGAATGCTTATACCAATGAGTGGGGACCAGTTGCTGCACCGATGACCGAAATTGGCACAACATCTAAAAAGATTACTTATACAATTAATGGTGTTGCTCAAACGCCGGTTACATTCACACAAATAATTAAGCCTAGTGCTAACCCAACAGCACCAACTAGAACCAATCCCGATACGACAGTCACTTCAGTAATTCCTGATACAAACTATGTTTATGCTTTTGCCATTAATGAAGCGAATGGGGTTCATGATGATGGTTTCCCTTCTAAACAAGTGAATTCAGCAGATAATTATGGAGGAACCACGGTGACACTCCCAGTACCAACGGGTTTTGTCCTGAATGCATCTTTGACTAATCAGTTAAATGCTTTTACCGACGGAACAACCATTACACAACCCAATGGTGAAAGTGGTGACATTATAATTACAGTTCCTGCGGGATCAGGTAATCAAAATTACCAAGGTGGAGTAGGCTACAAAATTGCGGGCTTTTATGATGTGACTCAAACGAGTAGTAACCAAAAGTTAACTGCTTCGGGCCCAGCAACTCTAACGCAAATTATTAATGCCGCTGGAGATAAATTAACAGCAACGGCCGATGGTACTTGGACAGAAACTATTCGTGCCAGCGGTGATGATGGTAAAGATGGAAATACAAGTGCCAAGGTTTCAGCGGTTGGTAACAGTAGTACAACTCCTAATCAATTATTGTTGAATAGTGATGCATCTGATGATCCTACTTCGCTGAACAGTTTTACTTTTTCAACTATAAGTGCGTCTGACCTAACAGACGCAACAATTATAATTACAATCCCTGATGGTTTTGATGCTACGAGTGTCAAATTGCCAGCAGCTGGTGCAACAACTTCGTCCTACTTGCCCGGGACAACTTCTTACGGATATACGGTGACATTGGCGGATGGAACAGTTGAAACAGGTACTATTGCAGCTGGTGCTACCCTTACACCAACGGATAATTCGTCAATTCGGAAACTTGTGTTAACACCGAACTTTTTAGCAGCTGGTGCAAATAGTGGAAATATACTTGAAAAGGGTAGTCAAAAAATTGTGGTTTATGGAAAATTATCTGCTACCTATGACGATGGGACCGCTGTTTTAGCAGGCGACACTTTGACATCGACAATCGAAATTGCGTTTGGTTCGACAACTGAAACTGGAGGAATTGAGTTCACTAATGCAACTGGTACAGTGACACAAACGGTAGTTACAACTGGTGTAGCTAAAGTATCCGGCTATAAGCATCAAACAAGCCAGGTTCCTGGAAAAGTTGCTGGAACTATTTCGTTGTCTATGTCAGGGGATACTAATCAAACGGCAAATGCTGTTTATGAGCCAATTTATTATTTTGTGATTCCATCAGGTACAACTGTTTCAAACATTACAAATGTACCAGCAGGTGGAGTTATTTCCGAATTCCTAGCTGATAATGGCCAGGAAGTTGTAAAAATTGACTACACAGGGAGTGGTGTTTCGGTTACAACTCAAGAAACATATTTACTTTCTATTGAATTAACCAATAACGGGGATGCAATGCCCGGAGAGTATTCGTTTGCGATGTATGTTACTTCACCAACGACCCCTCTACAAAATAAAACCCCAGTTACAGATACGTCGTTTACCGATGGTGATGTCAATGCGCTGTCGTTCTATACTGATACTTGGAAGATTATCTCTGTATCATCAGTTTACGAAGCTTCAACAGCACAAGGGAATCAAGATACAACGGCGGTTAAAGATGGAACTTCACTTACCACCGAAGATTCGACCTTAATTTTTAACGATGCTATTCAGAATACAAGTAAAAAAGAAGCAACCAATGTTATTTCACTAATTAATTTACCTACAGTTGGGGATTCACAGGGTTCTCAATATACTTTTGATATGACAGGCGCAATTACTGTACCAGCTGGTGGAACAGTTTTGTATTCAACATCACAACAGACACCGCCGACTAGTGGACAACCAAGTACATCTGGCTACGTTACGGCAGACCAAATTTTGGATTGGTCGACAGTGCGATCGATTATTATCGAATTTGACTCAATTGCCAGCAATCAGACTACAGGACGAATCGCAATTGTTGGAACTACAGAAAACTTTGCAGATCAAGCCAACAAAACCGGTTATCTAGAAACAGCCCTTTATTCTGATGGATATATGCCAGTTGTGTCTGGAGCCGGGACCGCAGCGCAAATTACAATTATTGCCCCATCAACGGTTGAACTTAGTAAAGTAAGCTTCCCATATGACGGGAATACTAAAGCAAGTGAGGCCAGTGGATTAACTGCCAAGGTTACCTTATCAGATGGAACTAGCACAACTGTAAGCCTAGACAACTCAGATATTGTTCTTACGGTACCGGATGGTACTGATGCTGGTTCATATACGTATAAATTATCAGCTACAGGTTTGGCAAAGGTTAATGAAGTAGCCGGCACCGATACTTTAAGTAATCCAGACACTACTGGAACAATCATAATTACGGCCGCTGAAGTTAAGGCGAGCTTGAATAATGATGGTTTTGCATTTGATGGTGTAACAAAAGCTAGCGAAGATAAAGGCTTAATTGCTACAGTTGCTTTGAAGGATGGTACTACTAAAGAGGTCAGTTTAACAAGCGATGACATCGTAGTGGCTAACGACAGCACTAAAGGTGGCGAATATTCGTATACTTTGAGTGATACAGGTTTGGCAAAGGTTCAAACCGCTGTAGGAGACAATTATGTGGTTAATGCGACTGATGTGACCGGAACGATCACAATTGCATCACCACCGGCCGTGAGTTTGGGACAGGATAGCTTTGTGTACAATGGTACCAGCGCTAGTGGTGCAGATGATTTAAGTGTGGTGTTAGTAATGCCAGATGGAAGTCGTCAAACTTTAAAACTTACAAGTGGAGATATTACGGTAACTGATGACAGCGCAAATGTAGGTGAATATACGTATAAACTCAGCGCAGATGGATTAGCTCGACTGCAAGCAATTGTCGGAACAGAAACCATTACCAATCCTGACGCAACGGCCAAAATTACGATTACACCTGCCACATCAATAGTAGATCTAAATGACGTTTCGATTAACTATGATGGCACAACAAAAGCAAGTGATGCTACTGGTTTAACAGCTACAGCTACAGTGGTCACTGCCGATGGTGATTCTAAAGTTGTAGATTTAACTAGTGGAGATATTACGGCAACTGATGATGATACGGCGCCTGGCGATTACACATATACGCTTAATGATGCCGGTTTAGCGGCAGTACAAGCTGCGGTTGGTAGTAACTATACAGTAACAAATGCGACAGGCACTATTACTATTACAGCAATTAAAGCTAAAGTGACTCTGAATGATACAAGCTTTACGTATGATGGCACAACAAAAGCTAGTCAAGCTTCTGGTCTTACAGCAACAGTTGATGGAAAAGTTGTGGACTTAACAAGTGAAGATATTACGGTGGCAAATGATGGTACTAATGCGAATGGATATAAGTATAGTTTGAGTGCAACCGGTTTACAGAAGGTTCAATCTGCAGTTGGTAGTAACTATATTCTTAATTCAGATGGTGTGACCGGGACAATTACCATTGATAAAGCTAAGGTTACGATTACGGCACCAACACTTTTAAAGGATTATGATGGCAAACCATATGCTGGTGATACTTCAGCAACTATCAGCGATAAACCTGCAGCAGGCGTTGATTTACAATATTCATTAACAGATATTAGTGGAGATGTAAATCAAGGTACTTATCCAATTACTGTGACTGCGACGGATGCAGACAATCCTAATTATATAGTTTCAGTTGTTAATGGTAATTTAACGATTAAAGCAGCTGATACTTCTGTTGTGTTGAATCCCGGTGGTTTTTCATTTGATGGAACAACTAAAGCCAGTGAAGCAAACAATTTAACAGCAACAGTTAATGGACAAAAGGTAGATTTAACCAGTTCAGATATTGTTATGGTTACCAAAGATGGAACTGCAAGTGGTGATTATACTTACAGCTTGTCTGCAACAGGTTTGGCCAAAGTCCAAGCCGCCGCCGGAGACAACTACACGGTAAATGCTGATGCAACCGGGACAATTACAATTACACCAGTAGCTGCAAAAGTAACCTTTAAATTTATTGATGGACAAGGTAATAAAATTAAGGCCGATCAAATTGTGGATGGCAACGTGGGGGATGCGTACAGTTTAACTGCACCAAATATCCCAGGCTATGCGTTTGAATCATCAGATGAACCATTAAGTGGGACGATTACCGGTAATGAAACAATCACGCTCGTTTATAAAAACGGGACTGTGGCAGAAGAAACACCTGCCAAAGTAACCTTCAAGTTTGTTGACGAGAACGGAAATACAATTAAATCTGATCAAGTGCTGAATGGTTACGTAGGAAATGCTTATGACCTAACTGCGCCTGATATTGACGGCTATGCGTTTGCATCATCAGACGAACCATTAAATGGCAAGATTACCGGTGATGAAACAATTACGCTCGTTTATAAGAACGGAACTGTGGCAACAGAAACACCTGCCAAAGTAACCTTTAAGTTTGTCGATGAAAATGGAAACACAATCAAATCAGATCAAGTGCTGAACGGTTACGTAGGAAATGCATACGATCTAACGGCACCTAATATTGATGGCTATGCATTTGCCTCATCAGACGAACCGTTAAACGGTAAGATTACCGGTGATGAAACAATTACACTTGTTTATAAGAACGGAACTGTGGCAACAGAAACACCCGCAAAAGTAACCTTCAAGTTTGTCGATGAGAATGGAAACACGATCAAATCTGACCAAGTGCTGAATGGTTACGTAGGAAATGCATACGACCTAACGGCACCAAATATTGACGGCTATGCATTTGCCTCATCAGATGAACCACTAAACGGTAAGATTACCGGCGATGAAACAATCACGTTGGTTTATAAGAATGGGACAGTGGCAACAGAAACACCCGCAAAAGTAACCTTTAAGTTTGTCGATGAAAATGGGAACACAATCAAATCAGACCAAGTGCTGAACGGTTACGTAGGAAATGCCTATGACCTAACTGCGCCAACAATTGCGGGTTATGTGTTTGCCTCATCAGACGAACCATTAAACGGCAAAATTACTGGTGACAACACAATTACGTTAGTCTATAAGCATGGTGAAGTGGCAGAAGAAACACCTGCAAAAGTAACCTTTAAGTTTGTTGATGAGAATGGAAACACGATCAAATCTGACCAAGTACTGAATGGTTTTGTAGGAAATGCATACGACCTAACAGCACCTAATATTGACGGCTATGCGTTTGAATCATCAGATGAACCATTAGACGGTAAGATTACCGGTGATGAAACAATTACACTTGTTTATAAGAGTGGGACAGTGGCCACAGAAACACCTGCAAAGGTAACCTTCAAGTTTGTTGACGAGAATGGAAACACGATCAAATCTGACCAAGTACTGAATGGTTACGTAGGAAATGCTTATGATATGACAGCACCTACAATTTCAGGTTATACCTTCTTAAACGCAGATGGCTTACTTTCAGGAACAATTACTGGAAATGCAACCGTTACACTAATCTACAAGTCTAAGACTTCACTACCTAATGGTGGTGGCAATGGCGGAGATGGTACCGGAACAACGCCGGGAAAGACACCTGATAACTCGGGAGATAACGGGAGTACCAATACTGTTTCTGGACATAAATCTAATGGTTCAGTTGAAAAAACCAGCTTTAGTACTAACGCAACTGCTCAACCACAAACCAGAGCAGCACTTGCCCAAACCAAGACTCAGGCAAAACGCTTACCACAAACTGGGGACAGCCAAGTTAATCCTTTGGCGATTATTGGGATGAGCCTGATGGCGACATTCTTCGGGTTGTTTGGAATTAAACGAAAGAAACATGAACAAGACTAG
- a CDS encoding ABC transporter permease → MMTKNETQQTGFLTRFNLRRDWFLIWIWVLILGMLMTAVAFKFNDLYGTPQSIATIVSTLKTPAMVSLFGVFVAKAPYTTADIFASEMLVFMALFMVVMNIFFAVRNTRGEESNGMLELIRSHAVGKQSPLLAATLELFLINLLVGLIYFGGLQVSGMRGMNTMGNLLTGVGLAAVGFMFGSVALLMSQVSDNPRGATMLSYLVLGIAYIGRMITDVENPDLTWWSPFGWIEKLSIYDKNNWLPVILMVVSTLILLSATFYASRHRDVGSGLIATHGGRKRASIFLAGPFSLVMRLDRLNLIVWTIGTVVLGISYGSIFGTVGDVLKSNPLMGNLLGKDALDAAGQTIVLKFAALLMLVFAVLATVPSVQTLLRINGDERKGWLEQLHAKRVSRARIFGSYVAVSVIIGTLALFAATLGMWLASVTVMTNPISFARMFRGFIGYLPALYVVLGISTLIIGWAPRLQTIIWAIPVYGLISLYFGKLVNIPDWAQKITPYGWVNRVPISTVDWPRFYLYIALAIGLLFIGFLGYKRRDLIEN, encoded by the coding sequence ATGATGACCAAAAATGAAACCCAACAAACCGGCTTTCTTACGCGTTTCAACCTCCGTCGAGATTGGTTTTTAATTTGGATCTGGGTACTAATTTTAGGAATGCTCATGACTGCGGTGGCTTTCAAGTTTAACGACTTGTATGGCACACCACAATCGATTGCCACAATCGTGAGCACGTTAAAAACGCCAGCCATGGTTTCACTGTTTGGGGTCTTTGTTGCCAAAGCCCCCTACACAACCGCTGATATCTTTGCGAGTGAAATGCTGGTATTTATGGCTCTCTTTATGGTCGTCATGAACATCTTTTTCGCGGTTCGCAATACTCGCGGTGAAGAAAGTAACGGCATGCTAGAACTGATTCGCTCTCATGCAGTTGGCAAACAGAGCCCTTTATTAGCAGCCACCCTTGAGTTATTTTTGATTAATCTTCTGGTCGGCTTAATTTATTTTGGTGGCCTACAAGTTTCCGGAATGCGTGGGATGAACACCATGGGAAACCTCCTAACTGGTGTTGGCTTGGCAGCCGTTGGGTTCATGTTTGGCAGTGTCGCACTGCTGATGTCTCAAGTAAGCGACAACCCACGTGGTGCCACGATGTTAAGCTACTTAGTTTTAGGTATTGCCTACATTGGACGAATGATCACGGATGTCGAAAACCCCGATTTAACTTGGTGGTCCCCGTTCGGCTGGATTGAAAAACTCTCAATTTATGATAAAAATAATTGGTTGCCTGTTATTTTAATGGTCGTATCAACGCTCATTCTTCTATCAGCCACCTTCTATGCCAGCCGTCATCGCGATGTTGGCTCCGGTTTAATTGCAACTCATGGTGGTCGTAAACGAGCCTCTATCTTTTTAGCCGGCCCATTCAGCCTGGTAATGCGTTTAGATCGTTTAAACTTAATCGTCTGGACTATTGGCACGGTGGTCCTCGGGATCTCTTACGGCTCCATTTTTGGGACCGTGGGTGACGTTTTGAAATCCAACCCCCTAATGGGTAACCTGTTAGGTAAAGATGCCTTAGACGCCGCCGGTCAAACCATTGTGTTGAAGTTTGCGGCATTACTAATGCTCGTGTTTGCCGTCTTGGCTACTGTTCCGAGTGTTCAAACGTTGCTTCGGATTAATGGTGATGAACGTAAGGGCTGGCTCGAACAATTACATGCCAAACGTGTTTCTCGGGCCCGAATTTTTGGTAGCTACGTAGCCGTTTCAGTAATCATCGGCACCTTGGCTTTATTTGCGGCTACCTTGGGAATGTGGCTAGCCAGTGTTACCGTCATGACCAACCCCATTTCATTTGCCAGAATGTTCCGGGGCTTTATTGGCTACTTGCCTGCCCTTTATGTCGTGTTAGGCATTAGCACACTAATTATCGGCTGGGCGCCGCGGCTCCAAACCATCATTTGGGCCATCCCCGTTTACGGATTAATTAGCTTATATTTTGGAAAACTAGTCAACATCCCTGACTGGGCGCAAAAAATCACGCCTTACGGTTGGGTTAACCGAGTTCCAATTAGCACAGTGGATTGGCCCCGATTTTATCTTTATATTGCCTTAGCCATTGGGTTACTATTCATCGGCTTTCTTGGTTATAAACGTCGCGATTTAATTGAAAACTAA
- a CDS encoding TetR/AcrR family transcriptional regulator, translated as MPDKNFQVPMDPEKVTRIMQTSLSIFANRGYRGAKTDIIAEEAKVSKGIIFRYYGDKAHLYIATLKFASANLTQVVDYSVWQDAQDLDEMIINATKYKIKLQLQFPDEFKLLLDAYAELGDAPAKLKHKIAEFYAGQTNDNMGNLIDPILERLPIRTDITKEAIQRLMLGIFDQVASETKAFMQANPDADLTDFDEIINHVRLYIDILENGFLKK; from the coding sequence ATGCCAGATAAAAATTTCCAAGTGCCAATGGATCCTGAAAAAGTGACTCGCATTATGCAGACTTCTTTATCAATCTTTGCCAACCGTGGATATCGGGGGGCGAAAACAGATATCATCGCCGAAGAGGCAAAGGTTTCGAAGGGCATTATTTTCCGCTACTATGGTGATAAAGCTCATTTATACATTGCCACTCTGAAGTTTGCGTCCGCCAACCTCACTCAGGTCGTGGATTACAGCGTTTGGCAAGATGCCCAAGACTTAGACGAAATGATCATCAATGCAACTAAATATAAAATTAAATTACAGTTGCAATTTCCCGATGAATTTAAGCTCCTTTTAGACGCCTATGCGGAACTTGGTGACGCCCCCGCAAAACTAAAACACAAGATTGCCGAGTTTTACGCCGGGCAGACAAATGATAATATGGGAAATCTAATTGACCCCATTCTTGAACGCTTACCAATTCGAACGGATATCACCAAAGAGGCCATTCAGCGCCTCATGCTTGGCATCTTTGATCAGGTAGCTTCGGAAACAAAAGCGTTTATGCAGGCTAATCCTGATGCTGACCTAACTGATTTTGATGAGATCATTAATCACGTCCGTCTATACATTGACATTTTGGAAAACGGATTTTTGAAGAAATAA